The Nitrospirota bacterium genome contains the following window.
AACTCATGCACCGCGGCGCTCCCGTGGACCTGGTGTTTCAGTCCATTGCCGGGACCGAGGCGGCCAATAAGAGCTTCGGAATAAACCTGGCGCTGCTGTCCGAAGCCCGCGAGACGGCGCTCTCCCTGGGGCGCGGAACATTGGGCGACAACGTGATGTATTTCGAAACCGGGCAGGGCAGCGCGCTGTCGGCAAACGCGCATCACGGGATCGACGCGCAGACCTGCGAAGCGCGGGCTTATGGCGTCGCCCGCGAGTTCTCGCCTCTGCTGGTCAATACGGTGGTCGGTTTCATCGGGCCGGAATACCTGTACGACGGCAAACAGATCATCCGGGCAGGGCTGGAGGACCATTTCTGCGGCAAACTGCTGGGCCTGCCCATGGGCTGCGACGTGTGCTACACCAACCACGCTGAAGCCGACCAGAACGACATGGACAACCTCATGACCTTGCTGGCCGTTGCGGGCTGCACCTACATCATGGGTGTTCCCGGCGCAGACGACGTCATGCTTGCCTACCAGAGCACCTCGTTCCATGACGCGTTGTATCTCCGGCGCGTGCTGGGACTCAGGCCTGCGCCCGAATTCGAGGCCTGGCTGAACCGCATGGGAATATTCGATGAGCGCAACGCTTTGTCCCGGGGCGTCAAATCGCCGCGGCTGCTCGGCGCCATCAGCGAGCTGACGAAAGAGGAGCCATGACCGACTCGTGGATCGCCTTGCGCCGATTTACCCAGGCGCGCATCGCCCTGGGACGGGCCGGACACGCCGTTCCGACCCGGGCTCTCCTGGATTTTCAGCTTGCCCATGCGCGGGCGCGGGACGCGGTGCATTTCCCCTGGGACATCGATGCCTTTGCCGGGTCGGTGCGGGATATTGGTGCGGAGGTTCTGATCCTGGAGACGCCCGTCGGCAGCCGCGACGAGTATCTCCTCCGGCCTGATCTCGGCCGAGTTCTCACCGAAGCATCGCGAACCCGGCTCAGAAATTCCGCGATCGCTGACGCGCACGTGGCGCTGATCGTCACGAACGGCCTGTCCTCGACCGCTGTTGAGCGGCATGGAATTCCCTTGTTGCAGGCGATCACGGATGGCTGTCGGAAGCGTCACATTGGCACTGCCCCGGTCTCCCTGGTCGCGAATGGCCGCGTAGCGTTATCGGACGATATCGGCAGCGTTCTGAATGCGCGCGTGGCGGTGATCATCGTCGGTGAACGACCCGGCCTCAGCGCAGCCGACAGCCTCGGCATTTACCTGACCTATGCGCCGCAGCCGGGCAACACCGACGCGAATCGGAACTGCATCTCCAACATCCGGCCGCCGGAAGGTTTGAGTT
Protein-coding sequences here:
- a CDS encoding ethanolamine ammonia-lyase subunit EutB — encoded protein: MKYTKNFNGRSYGFADLKTVLAKASPLRSADELAGIAATSEEERAVAQWLLADLPLTTFLAEPLIAPEEDEVSRLIEGAHDRTAFGPISSFTVGELREWLLTDATSDDDISAVRRGITPEMAAAVSKIMRNQDLIAVARRCSVTTRFRNTIGLPGRLATRLQPNHPTDDPRGIAASILDGLLYGNGDAVIGLNPATDSPKNVERLLHLLDDIIRRHEIPTQSCVLAHATTTLELMHRGAPVDLVFQSIAGTEAANKSFGINLALLSEARETALSLGRGTLGDNVMYFETGQGSALSANAHHGIDAQTCEARAYGVAREFSPLLVNTVVGFIGPEYLYDGKQIIRAGLEDHFCGKLLGLPMGCDVCYTNHAEADQNDMDNLMTLLAVAGCTYIMGVPGADDVMLAYQSTSFHDALYLRRVLGLRPAPEFEAWLNRMGIFDERNALSRGVKSPRLLGAISELTKEEP
- the eutC gene encoding ethanolamine ammonia-lyase subunit EutC, yielding MTDSWIALRRFTQARIALGRAGHAVPTRALLDFQLAHARARDAVHFPWDIDAFAGSVRDIGAEVLILETPVGSRDEYLLRPDLGRVLTEASRTRLRNSAIADAHVALIVTNGLSSTAVERHGIPLLQAITDGCRKRHIGTAPVSLVANGRVALSDDIGSVLNARVAVIIVGERPGLSAADSLGIYLTYAPQPGNTDANRNCISNIRPPEGLSYEAAAAKLLYLTGEAMRRGISGVALKDEMTGLLSEDGKS